From the Planktothricoides raciborskii GIHE-MW2 genome, the window CCAAAAAGCCCTAGGGGAAAAATTTCAGCCGATGATTTCGGTGAAAACGCGAAATCAAGATGAAGCCATAACCATCTCCATCCAAGATAATGGCATTGGCATCCCTCCAGAAATTGTTGATAAAATTTTTAACCCATTTTTTACAACCAAGCCGCCTGGAGAGGGTACGGGTCTGGGCTTATCCCTGACCTATGATACCATTGTTGGAGAACATCAAGGAGACATCAAGGTAAAAAACGATTCAGAAGCATCCACAGAGTTTATCATTGTTATACCCAAGAAAAGCTCGTCAAATCTGTAAGAAAAATTTGTAAAACCCAAAGGGGAGTATTTGGATGATTCCTAAGATTTTATTCGTAGACGATGAACCGGCTTTGTCTCGCTTAATCAAAACCAAATATAGAAGCAAAGTCAAAGCCAAAGAATTGGAATTCTTCTTTGCGGAAAATGGACTGGCGGCTTTAAATACGTTGAAAGAACAAACCATCCATATCGTCATTACTGACATTAATATGCCAGAAATGAATGGACTGGTATTACTGGATAAAATTCAATACCTGGATTTACCAGTGCAAACCATTGTCTTGTCCGCGTATGGCGATATGCAAAATATTAGATCCGCCATGAATCGGGGGGCTTTTGATTTTCTCAACAAACCCATTGACTTTGAAGATTTAGAAATCACCATTCAAAGAGCCTTAGATCATTTAAAAAAAATTCAGGAAAATCAACAAAAACTCCAACAAGCCCAAACTCAACTTATTCAAAGTGAAAAAATGTCTACTCTCGGTGAATTAGTTGCCGGAGTCGCTCACGAAATTAATAACCCAGTAGGTTTTCTCACTGGTAACATTACCATCGCTGAAGACTATTTCACCGAAATCGTCGAACTATTAAATCTCTATGAAGAGAAATTTCCGGATCCGGGGGCAGAAATCATTCACAAAATGCAAGAAATTGATCTGGATGCTATGAAAGAAGATATTCCAGAACTCATTTCATCTATGCGAGAAGGAACCGATCGCATACTTTCCTTAAGTACCTCCCTAAGAACCTTTTCGCGATCGGATATTTCCGCCAAAAGTTCCTTTAACATCCATGATGGCATTGATAGCACCCTGCGAATTTTAAAGCACCGTCTTAAAGCTAATGAATTTCGTCCCGATATTCACATCATCAAAGACTACGGAGACTTGCCAACCGTGGAATGTTATCCAGGGCAACTCAATCAAGTCTTTATGAATATTTTTGCCAATGGGATTGATGCCTTAGATCAATCAAGTATGGGTCAGTCCTATGAAGAAATCCTGGAAAATCCCAAGACAATTACCATTCGCACCGAAGTCAAGCCCGAAAATGGCACAGTGATTATCGGCATTCGAGACAATGGCTCAGGAATTCCCGAAAACGTCAAAGAGCATATCTTTGAATATTTATTTACCACCAAGCCCGTTGGCAAAGGCACTGGTTTAGGTTTGTCGATTTCTTATCAAATCATTGTGGAAAAACACTCAGGGCAAATTAGTTGTGTTTCCGAACTCGGAGAAGGCACCGAGTTCATTATCGAGATTCCGATTCAATAAATTTACGCCAGTGATATTTTTCAGTGAAATTACCAGGCATTACCTGGCGATCGCTCATAAATGTCGCTCATAAATGTCGCTCATCAAT encodes:
- a CDS encoding response regulator — protein: MIPKILFVDDEPALSRLIKTKYRSKVKAKELEFFFAENGLAALNTLKEQTIHIVITDINMPEMNGLVLLDKIQYLDLPVQTIVLSAYGDMQNIRSAMNRGAFDFLNKPIDFEDLEITIQRALDHLKKIQENQQKLQQAQTQLIQSEKMSTLGELVAGVAHEINNPVGFLTGNITIAEDYFTEIVELLNLYEEKFPDPGAEIIHKMQEIDLDAMKEDIPELISSMREGTDRILSLSTSLRTFSRSDISAKSSFNIHDGIDSTLRILKHRLKANEFRPDIHIIKDYGDLPTVECYPGQLNQVFMNIFANGIDALDQSSMGQSYEEILENPKTITIRTEVKPENGTVIIGIRDNGSGIPENVKEHIFEYLFTTKPVGKGTGLGLSISYQIIVEKHSGQISCVSELGEGTEFIIEIPIQ